The segment TTCCAAGTCTATCAATTTCGATAACTTTAACTTTTATTTTATCTCCAGCACTAACGTATTCTGACACATCATTTACTCTATCATCAGCAAGTTCTGAAATATGTACAAGTCCAGATACTCCTGGAGCAATATCAACAAACATTCCATAGTCTTTGAGTGAAACAACTTCTGCTTCATAGATAGAGTCAATTTTTGGCCCATTAATTTGAAGTTCAATGGTATCTAAACAAGCATGAATTTTCGCATTATCAGTACCAATAACTTTAACAACTCCCCCATCTCCGACTTCTATTGTTAATTGAAATTCTTCTTGAAGAGCCTTAATATTTTTACCACTTGGACCTATAAGCATTCCAATCTTATCTTCATCGATTTTAGTCTGCTCAATTCTTGGAACACCTTCTTTCATTTGCTCTCTTGGACTAGTGATTGTTTTGGCCATTTCTCCTAGTATGTGAAGTCTACCTTCTTTTGCTTGCGCAAGAGATTGTCTAATAATCTCTTTAGTAATACCTTCAATTTTAATATCCATCTGAATAGCTGTTATACCTTTTTCTGTTCCGGCCACTTTAAAGTCCATATCACCTAGATGATCTTCATCTCCTAAAATGTCTGTAAGAATTTTGAAATCAGAACCATCAGTGACTAATCCCATAGCGATTCCAGCAACAGGTGCTTTTATTGGAACACCTGCATCGAGTAGGGCCATTGCTCCAGCGCAAACAGAACCCATTGAACTAGAACCATTTGATTCTAATACTTCACAAACGACTCTTGCAGTATAACTAAATTCTTCGGCAGAAGGCATAAGGTTTTTAATTGCCCTTTCAGCTAAATTCCCATGGCCTAATTCTCTACGTCCTACTCCTCTGACTCCTCTGGCCTCACCTACTGAAAAGGGAGGAAAGTTATAATGGAGGTAAAAACGATCATAAGATTGTCCAACAATTCGATCTGACATCTGTTCACCTGTTGATCCACCAACAGTAACTGTTGATAAGACCTGAGTTTCACCTCTTGTAAAAAGTGCCGATCCATGGGGACGGACAAGAACATCCACTTCAGTTTCAATCGGTCTAACTTCTGTGAGACTTCTACCGCCAATTCTTTTGTTTTCTTTGAGAATATCAGTTCTGAGCATTTCATACAAAAGTTCATCTACAGCTTTAAAAGACTCTTTTCCAGCAGAATCGTTTTCTGTCAGGCCAAATGCTTCTGGATTTTCTTTGATTGCCACAGCGACCTTTTGTTCGATTGCTTTGATTGCATTTTGTCTTTCCAATTTATCCGTTATTGATAGAGCTGCTCTGGCCTCATTCGTAAAGTCAAATTTTACTTTGTCTTTTAATTTCCCGTTTGCTTCAGCTGAAACAAATTCTCTTTTAGGCCTGCCTACTTCTTTGACCATTTCTTCTACCATTTCACAGTAGAGTTTGATTTGATCGTGAGCAAACATAAGAGCATCGAGCATTTCATCTTCAGTTATCTGTTCAGATTCTCCTTCAACCATTAAAATCGCGTCTTTCGAAGCAGCAACAGAAATTTCCATGTCAGATTGCGCCCATTCAGAATATGAAGGATTTAATATAAGTTCACCATTAATTCTACCTACTTTACAAGAACCAATTGGCCCGTTAAAGGGTATATCTGAAATCGACAGTGCCGCAGAAGCTCCAAGCCCTGCTAGAACTTCTGGATCACCTTTTTCGTCATATGAAAGAACAGTACAAGAAATGACTGTATCAAACATGTATCCTGAGGGGAAAAGTGGTCTCAGCGGTCTATCAATTAGTCTTGCATTTAAAGTCTCTTGAGTGGAAGGTCTTCCTTCTCTTTTGAGAAATCCACCGAGAAATTTACCCGCGGCATAGAATTTTTCAGTGTATTCCACTAAAAGAGGAAAAAAATCTTGTCCATCTTTTACTTCTTTTGCTGAGCAGGCAGTCACTAATACTTGAGTTCCACCACAAGTTACCAGAGCTGATCCATCGGCCTGTTTTGCCATTCTTCCTGTTTCTACAGTTACTTCCTTGCCTGCATAGTCTAATTTAAAAACTTTTTTGTTTTCGTTCATTTAGTTTCCTTTTTTAAAAATATTAACACTAGGAAACGGAAGGTATTCAAAAGATATTTCAAAACATAGAAATTTTCATGCATTCAAATATCCCTTAAATGAACCTACCTTTTCCTCAAAAAATTTTAGTCCAAAAGCACAAAAAGAAAAGGGAGACTCTGTCTCCCTTCATTTTTATTTTCTTAGTCCGAGCTCTTGAATCAACTTCGCATATCTTTCATGCGAATCGTTTTGCACATATTTTAAAAGTGCTTTTCTACGTCCAATCATTTTCATCAAACCTCGGTTTGAGTGATAATCGTGTTTATTGTTTGAAAAATGCCCAGAAAGGTCATTTATTCTCGCAGTTAAAATCGCAACCTGAACCTCTGCTGATCCTGTGTCGGTGGCACTTTTCCCAAACTTTTGAGCAAGCTCGGCCTTTTGTTCTTTTGTAATCATAGTTGTCTCCAAACCCCAGCAACAAATACTTCTTTTGAAACCGAGCATAAGGTTAATAATAAGGGGCATATATACCTAGCTTTTGTCTCTATGTAAATGAGTTAAAATAATCAAAAGGATTAATAAAAGCGATATTTATGATTTTTTGTCTTAAGGAAAGTAATATGTCTGAAAGTGATCAAATTGAAAAAAAAAGGGTGCAAACTCATTTCTTCCCCAACACATTAGGGCTAAATGAGGTTGACAGGAAAATAATTTTTATTTCTAAAGAAAAAGAAATTATAGAGCTTCTTAAAGAAAACGGCAACGCATCATATTATCCAATCTCGACAGGCCATAATTGGGGTTATGGCTGTCTAACACCTACTCAAGATAATGCCATTATTTTAAATTTATCTCAAATGAATCAAATCAGTGATTTTGATGATGAATTAGGTACTCTTCGAGTTGGTCCTGGAGTTACTTACCAACAGCTTGCAGATTTTTTAAAAAACAATGGAGATCGATGGCTTTGTCCCATACATGGAGGAGGCCCAGAATGCAGCGTACTAGGAAACTCGATCGAAAGAGGATTTGGTATTACCCCATACACTGATCATTTTCATTCAGTTCAATCACTAAGAGCAATTTTGCCTAATGGAAAAATTTACGAGTCACCGTTGAGAAAAATGGGTTTTCCTAAATTGGCAGATACGTTCAGATGGGGGGTCGGGCCATATTTAGATGGAATATTTACTCAATCAAATTTTGGAGTCGTTACAGAAATCTCTCTTGCTCTGGCCGCGAAAGCTGAGCATACAGAAATGTTCTTTATACATATAAAAAATAATATTAGCATCCATGAAATCATAAACGTAGTAAAAATAATCTTTCACAAGTTTGAGGGAAATATTGGCGGTATCAACATCATGAATGATTATAGAATTTATTCCATGATGGCAGATAAACTATCAGGTGATGTAATAGAAAATTCAAGGCCTATTGATAGGAAAATTTTAGATAAGGCGAAAAAACTTTTTGGGATCACAGATTGGACAATTGTAGGAGCGGTTTATTCATCAAAAAATTGTGCGAGAGTAATATCTAAGGAAATAAAGAAAAATTTTAGACCAATTGCGAAACGTACTTTTTTCATTCATAGAAAGAAGTTAAAAATTATAAAAACGATTGCAGATCTAGGTATCAAATTTGGATTTACTCATTTAAAAGAAATCTATCACAAATTGGAAGCTGGAATGCAATTTACAGAAGGCACACCAAATAAGAATGCGCTTAGACTGGCCTACCTGCGAAATCTAAAACATTTTGAAAATGATGAGGATTTAGATCCAACAAAAGATAATTGTGGAATCATTTGGTATTCACCCCTTATTGAACTAAAGGGAAATAGGGCGCAAGAGTATGTTGAAATGGTTGAGCGAGTTGCAAAGAAATGTCAAAGTGATCCTCTCATTACTTTATCAGCATTAAATCCGAGACACATTGATAGTACAATTCCGATTCTTTTTAACAAAGAGAATCACAGTGATGTAAAAAAAGCGCATCACTTTTATAATTGCTTAATCACAGAAGGAGCAAAACAAGAATTCTTTCCATATCGATTTGGATTGAATTCTTTTAAGTATTTTTTCGAGCGTATAGAAGACAATCAATTGGCCAAAGAGATAAAAAAGGCGATTGATCCAGACAACCGCCTTTCTCCAGGAAGATATTTAAAATAATTTATTTTTTCTTAGGGGCCTCAATTTTCATTTCAGGAGCTTGTGTCTCTTTTGCATCACTGATTTTAATTAATTCAACTTCAAAGACTAAAGTAGAACCTGGAGGAATTTTTCCAACAGCTCTTTCATCTCCATATGCAAGTTCAGATGGTATAACAAGTTTAATAGATCCACCTTCACCAACTAGTTGTAGTCCTTCAGTCCATCCTTTAATGACTCTATTAAGAGGGAATTTGGCGGTCTTGCCTCTGTCTTTTGATGAATCAAAAACTGTTCCGTCTATAAGAGTTCCATGATAATGAACTTCAACTTCATCAGTGGCCATTGGTTTTTTTTCTGAACCAGGTACAGTCACTTTGTAAGCAAGACCAGATGCTGTTTTAGTTCCACCATTTTTAACAAAGTTTTCTAAATAGTCAGAACCTTTTTTCTTGATTTCCACTGATTCTTTTTTCATTTTTTCTTTATTTCTTTCCATTCTGTCTTGGAATAGCACCGGAACTTTGGCCTGAAATTCAGCAACTTCGACCTTAGGTTTATCACCTTTAGCGGCGTCTCTGACGCCCATTATTAAGGCACCAACTTCTTCATCACTTAAACCAAAAGAATTCATTCTCTCGCCGAACATTGTTCCGACAGTATAGATTGTTTTAAGATCGTCGTTTCCAAGTTTGACATCTTTTTGCGAGTTACAAGAAACAAGTGTAACTAAAGCAAGTAATGGTGCGATAATTTTTTTCACAATTCTATCCTTTTTTTTAAAAATATCATACAGGCATGATGGCCGTAGTTTTATTAATCGTAAATCTTTTTTTTAGAAACCAGCTTCATCTATGGCCTCGTTGGCCAGCTGATCGCAATATTCATTTTGCGGGTGGCCACTATGTCCTTTAACCCACTCAAATTTTATTAACTTATATTGTGAGACAAGATAATCGAATTCTTGCCACAACTCAAGATTCTCAGGGGCCTTATTATCAGCTTTTTTCCAACCTTTTTTCTTCCAATTAGATACCCACTTTGTAATTCCATCAACAACGTATTTTGAATCACTATAGAGGACAACTAATGGCATAGAATTTTCTTGGTTATCATCAATATATTCAGAGAGAGCTTTTATGGAGTTAATGGCCCCTGTGAGTTCCATTTGGTTGTTTGTTGTTCCCATTTCAAATCCAGATCCATGAAAAATAACTTCTCCTTTAGAATTTTGTCCAACCATTCCCCAAGCACCTGGCCCTGGATTTCCTCGACAAGCTCCATCTGAAAATAAGGCAAATCCTTGAGGATGAGAAGAAATTTCTAATGGAATTTCGAAATCATCCTTAGTTAAATAGGATTTAGCGGAGTCATCATCGAAATTTATGTTTTTTTCAAGTTTAAGAACTTTATCAATTGCACTTTCAGCTTCTTTGGAGTTAGAGCGTTTTTTGAGTTGAGTTAAAAACTTTTTGAAATATTTTTGTGTAATTTTCATAATTTCCAAAACGTTAAAATAAAGCGGGAATAATAGCCTTTCTCCATCCAAGAAACAATCACTTCTTAAAGATGCATGGCACCAAAGAAAGACTTTCCGAATTTATTATTTTAAGTTAAGATGCTGCCGCACAAATGCATGTGCATTGAGTTAACAAAGTATAAAATTCATGAGTACACCTTTTTCAATCAGTGTTTATAAACAGTATTTTAATTTCGCAAGTTCCCACTTTCTAATTTTTAAAGATGG is part of the Halobacteriovoraceae bacterium genome and harbors:
- the rnhA gene encoding ribonuclease HI, which gives rise to MKITQKYFKKFLTQLKKRSNSKEAESAIDKVLKLEKNINFDDDSAKSYLTKDDFEIPLEISSHPQGFALFSDGACRGNPGPGAWGMVGQNSKGEVIFHGSGFEMGTTNNQMELTGAINSIKALSEYIDDNQENSMPLVVLYSDSKYVVDGITKWVSNWKKKGWKKADNKAPENLELWQEFDYLVSQYKLIKFEWVKGHSGHPQNEYCDQLANEAIDEAGF
- the pnp gene encoding polyribonucleotide nucleotidyltransferase translates to MNENKKVFKLDYAGKEVTVETGRMAKQADGSALVTCGGTQVLVTACSAKEVKDGQDFFPLLVEYTEKFYAAGKFLGGFLKREGRPSTQETLNARLIDRPLRPLFPSGYMFDTVISCTVLSYDEKGDPEVLAGLGASAALSISDIPFNGPIGSCKVGRINGELILNPSYSEWAQSDMEISVAASKDAILMVEGESEQITEDEMLDALMFAHDQIKLYCEMVEEMVKEVGRPKREFVSAEANGKLKDKVKFDFTNEARAALSITDKLERQNAIKAIEQKVAVAIKENPEAFGLTENDSAGKESFKAVDELLYEMLRTDILKENKRIGGRSLTEVRPIETEVDVLVRPHGSALFTRGETQVLSTVTVGGSTGEQMSDRIVGQSYDRFYLHYNFPPFSVGEARGVRGVGRRELGHGNLAERAIKNLMPSAEEFSYTARVVCEVLESNGSSSMGSVCAGAMALLDAGVPIKAPVAGIAMGLVTDGSDFKILTDILGDEDHLGDMDFKVAGTEKGITAIQMDIKIEGITKEIIRQSLAQAKEGRLHILGEMAKTITSPREQMKEGVPRIEQTKIDEDKIGMLIGPSGKNIKALQEEFQLTIEVGDGGVVKVIGTDNAKIHACLDTIELQINGPKIDSIYEAEVVSLKDYGMFVDIAPGVSGLVHISELADDRVNDVSEYVSAGDKIKVKVIEIDRLGRLKLSAKAVEPLKKKES
- a CDS encoding FAD-dependent oxidoreductase, with product MSESDQIEKKRVQTHFFPNTLGLNEVDRKIIFISKEKEIIELLKENGNASYYPISTGHNWGYGCLTPTQDNAIILNLSQMNQISDFDDELGTLRVGPGVTYQQLADFLKNNGDRWLCPIHGGGPECSVLGNSIERGFGITPYTDHFHSVQSLRAILPNGKIYESPLRKMGFPKLADTFRWGVGPYLDGIFTQSNFGVVTEISLALAAKAEHTEMFFIHIKNNISIHEIINVVKIIFHKFEGNIGGINIMNDYRIYSMMADKLSGDVIENSRPIDRKILDKAKKLFGITDWTIVGAVYSSKNCARVISKEIKKNFRPIAKRTFFIHRKKLKIIKTIADLGIKFGFTHLKEIYHKLEAGMQFTEGTPNKNALRLAYLRNLKHFENDEDLDPTKDNCGIIWYSPLIELKGNRAQEYVEMVERVAKKCQSDPLITLSALNPRHIDSTIPILFNKENHSDVKKAHHFYNCLITEGAKQEFFPYRFGLNSFKYFFERIEDNQLAKEIKKAIDPDNRLSPGRYLK
- the rpsO gene encoding 30S ribosomal protein S15; this translates as MITKEQKAELAQKFGKSATDTGSAEVQVAILTARINDLSGHFSNNKHDYHSNRGLMKMIGRRKALLKYVQNDSHERYAKLIQELGLRK
- a CDS encoding FKBP-type peptidyl-prolyl cis-trans isomerase, with amino-acid sequence MKKIIAPLLALVTLVSCNSQKDVKLGNDDLKTIYTVGTMFGERMNSFGLSDEEVGALIMGVRDAAKGDKPKVEVAEFQAKVPVLFQDRMERNKEKMKKESVEIKKKGSDYLENFVKNGGTKTASGLAYKVTVPGSEKKPMATDEVEVHYHGTLIDGTVFDSSKDRGKTAKFPLNRVIKGWTEGLQLVGEGGSIKLVIPSELAYGDERAVGKIPPGSTLVFEVELIKISDAKETQAPEMKIEAPKKK